The following coding sequences lie in one Frondihabitans peucedani genomic window:
- a CDS encoding SDR family oxidoreductase, giving the protein MAVALVTGGTSGIGAEFARQLAQRGYDLVLVARDEARLDATAGELRALGRSVEVLSADLSDRDAVDRVAARLEDPDRPVDLLVNNAGFGMHVPLTSGRQDELDLGFDVMVRAVLVLSGAAARAMRDRGYGRIINVSSTAGLLAMGAYSAIKAWVTSFSEGLAVELKGTGVTVTAVLPGWVRTEFHERAAITTSSIPNSLWLDAEQLVSACLRDVDKGRVISIPTVRYKMLVGLLRHAPKSAVRGVSGAISSSRKKPVEA; this is encoded by the coding sequence ATGGCTGTAGCGCTCGTGACCGGGGGCACATCCGGCATCGGTGCCGAATTCGCCCGCCAGCTCGCACAACGTGGATACGACCTCGTTCTCGTCGCCCGAGACGAGGCCCGACTCGACGCCACGGCGGGCGAGCTCCGCGCCCTCGGTCGATCGGTCGAGGTCCTCTCCGCCGACCTCTCGGACCGCGACGCCGTCGACCGCGTCGCCGCTCGCCTCGAAGATCCCGACCGGCCCGTCGACCTCCTGGTGAACAATGCCGGTTTCGGCATGCACGTGCCGCTGACCTCCGGTCGACAGGACGAGCTCGACCTCGGCTTCGACGTCATGGTGCGCGCCGTGCTGGTTCTCTCCGGCGCTGCCGCCCGGGCGATGCGCGACCGCGGCTACGGCCGGATCATCAACGTCTCGTCCACCGCGGGCCTGCTCGCCATGGGCGCCTACTCGGCGATCAAGGCGTGGGTGACCTCCTTCTCGGAGGGCCTCGCAGTCGAGCTGAAGGGCACCGGCGTCACCGTCACGGCGGTCCTGCCCGGCTGGGTCCGCACCGAGTTTCACGAGCGCGCCGCCATCACGACCTCGAGCATCCCAAACTCCCTCTGGCTCGACGCCGAACAACTGGTGTCCGCGTGCCTGCGCGACGTCGACAAGGGCAGAGTGATCTCCATTCCAACGGTTCGGTACAAAATGCTCGTCGGGTTGCTGCGTCACGCACCCAAGAGCGCCGTGAGAGGCGTCTCCGGCGCCATCTCGTCAAGCAGGAAGAAACCGGTGGAGGCATGA
- a CDS encoding SDR family oxidoreductase, with translation MAESGDITIDLGTQHVLLTGGTGFVGQAILERLLADHPETTVSLLIRVKSGTSGVDRLRHLLRKPVFKSWRDRVGAEAVEHALTTRLRVLEGGLDSVPPLPDDLDLVIHSASSVSFDPPIDQAFETNVGGAVGLYEALLATGTSPHVVHVSTAYVGGLRKGVFPEAGLTHDVDWRAEFEAARAARSRVELASRQPEVLRRFMADARGKHGKEGPLAVSREAEAARAEWVKAKLVDHGRMRAESLGWTDVYTLTKAFAERAAEQMWAAAGHRLSFVRPAIVESALRHPYPGWIDGFKVADPLIMAYGRGMLPEFPGVPDSVLDVIPVDYVVNVILVVSANPAGAGDAQYFHISSGASNPLPIHRMFSNLSMFFTANPLPTPDSGSIEAPVWRFPGGRKVERAVRLQGRLNDARERVFIRMPSTDRTRRALAQVDQRRSDLESLQSLTDLYRHYIQSEIIFDDRRTKALQKALADSQPADVVADIGFDVADIQWEDYFQGIHFPAVTTMTRAFSVRPASSARKEEALPQRSDVVAVFDLEGTVVDSNIVEQYLWVRGEGFGKASWPGEVASLLASLPGYLRAEQRDRGEFIRAFLRRYEGMPVKRLEEVVSGGFAQTMLRHTMPEALERLAAHRAAGHRTILVTGSIGALAAPLADLFDEVVAGTMHARDGIFTGYLARPPLVDEARAAWLVQYAERNGFDLAASYGYGDSHSDLVWLELLGNPSAVNPDANLSREALRRKWRIRDWKRGPLQLTSSYVAGAARTDD, from the coding sequence GTGGCCGAATCAGGCGACATCACCATCGACCTCGGAACGCAGCACGTCCTCCTGACGGGCGGCACCGGGTTCGTCGGGCAGGCGATCCTCGAGCGGCTCCTCGCCGACCACCCCGAGACGACCGTCTCGCTGCTCATCCGCGTCAAGAGCGGCACCAGCGGCGTCGACCGCCTGCGCCACCTCCTGCGGAAGCCCGTCTTCAAGTCGTGGCGCGACCGCGTCGGTGCCGAGGCCGTCGAGCACGCTCTGACGACGCGGCTCCGCGTGCTGGAGGGCGGCCTCGACAGCGTCCCCCCTCTGCCCGACGACCTCGACCTCGTGATCCACTCCGCCTCCAGCGTCTCGTTCGACCCGCCGATCGACCAGGCCTTCGAGACGAACGTCGGCGGCGCCGTCGGACTCTACGAGGCCCTCCTCGCGACCGGCACCTCGCCCCACGTCGTCCACGTCTCGACGGCGTACGTCGGAGGGCTGCGCAAGGGCGTGTTCCCCGAGGCCGGCCTCACGCACGACGTCGACTGGCGTGCCGAGTTCGAGGCGGCGCGGGCCGCCCGCTCGCGCGTCGAGCTCGCGTCGCGCCAGCCCGAGGTGCTCCGCCGCTTCATGGCCGACGCCCGCGGGAAGCACGGCAAGGAGGGGCCGCTCGCGGTCTCGCGCGAGGCCGAGGCGGCTCGCGCCGAGTGGGTCAAGGCCAAGCTGGTCGACCACGGCAGGATGCGGGCAGAGAGCCTCGGCTGGACCGACGTCTACACGCTGACCAAGGCGTTCGCCGAGCGTGCCGCCGAGCAGATGTGGGCCGCAGCCGGACACCGTCTCTCGTTCGTGCGCCCCGCGATCGTCGAGAGCGCTCTCCGGCACCCCTATCCCGGCTGGATCGACGGCTTCAAGGTCGCCGACCCGCTGATCATGGCCTACGGCCGCGGGATGCTGCCCGAGTTCCCCGGCGTCCCGGACAGCGTGCTGGACGTGATCCCGGTCGACTACGTCGTGAACGTCATCCTGGTGGTGTCCGCGAACCCCGCCGGGGCCGGCGACGCCCAGTACTTCCACATCAGCTCGGGAGCGAGCAACCCGCTCCCGATCCACCGCATGTTCTCGAACCTCAGCATGTTCTTCACGGCGAACCCGCTGCCGACGCCCGACAGCGGCTCGATCGAGGCGCCGGTGTGGCGGTTCCCGGGCGGACGCAAGGTCGAACGGGCCGTGCGGCTCCAGGGGCGGCTGAACGACGCCCGCGAGCGCGTCTTCATCCGCATGCCCTCCACCGACCGGACCCGTCGGGCCCTCGCCCAGGTCGACCAGCGCCGGAGCGACCTCGAGTCGCTCCAGAGCCTCACCGACCTCTACCGCCACTACATCCAGTCCGAGATCATCTTCGACGACCGCCGGACCAAGGCGCTCCAGAAGGCCCTGGCCGACAGTCAGCCTGCCGACGTCGTCGCCGACATCGGCTTCGACGTGGCCGACATCCAGTGGGAGGACTACTTCCAGGGCATCCACTTCCCCGCCGTGACGACGATGACCCGGGCGTTCAGCGTCCGACCGGCGTCGTCGGCCCGCAAGGAGGAGGCTCTGCCGCAGCGCAGCGACGTCGTGGCCGTCTTCGACCTCGAGGGCACGGTCGTCGACTCGAACATCGTCGAGCAGTACCTCTGGGTGCGCGGCGAGGGCTTCGGCAAGGCCAGCTGGCCCGGCGAGGTCGCGAGCCTCCTCGCCTCCCTCCCCGGCTACCTCCGCGCCGAGCAGCGCGACCGTGGCGAGTTCATCCGCGCGTTCCTCCGCCGCTACGAGGGCATGCCCGTGAAGAGGCTCGAGGAGGTCGTCTCGGGCGGCTTCGCGCAGACGATGCTGCGGCACACGATGCCCGAGGCGCTCGAGCGCCTGGCCGCCCATCGCGCAGCCGGCCATCGCACGATCCTGGTCACCGGATCGATCGGCGCACTCGCCGCACCCCTCGCCGACCTGTTCGACGAGGTCGTCGCCGGGACGATGCATGCCCGAGACGGCATCTTCACCGGATACCTCGCGAGACCCCCGCTGGTCGACGAGGCGAGGGCCGCGTGGCTGGTCCAGTACGCCGAGCGGAACGGCTTCGACCTGGCGGCCTCCTATGGATACGGTGACAGCCATTCCGACCTCGTGTGGCTCGAATTGCTGGGAAATCCAAGCGCAGTGAACCCCGACGCCAATCTGTCGCGGGAGGCGCTCCGAAGAAAGTGGAGGATCCGCGATTGGAAGCGCGGGCCTTTGCAGCTAACCTCGTCCTATGTCGCAGGGGCCGCCCGCACCGACGACTAG
- a CDS encoding ferritin-like domain-containing protein, whose product MAFDIDKYAATSERLGWDDLDLDHFRENPLSPETLRTLRYMADVEYHTVCYTRDLLTTPSHKEGEISTFMTMWNREEFWHGEALGAVLEVHGITVDYDALRASRLKLGWRDRLDPIKQSMLGKIVGSDFVAVHMSWGAANEWSAVSAYKRMAELETDPVLGELLRRIAKQETRHVAFYVSQARARLEKSKRAQKLTRLLLSKFWAPVGSSIMDRDDVQFVFGQIMSGVDGRREMRKLDNNIASLPGMKGLTIFEKALDGLGVAA is encoded by the coding sequence ATGGCATTCGATATCGACAAGTACGCCGCGACCTCTGAGCGCCTCGGCTGGGACGACCTCGATCTCGATCACTTCCGCGAGAACCCCCTCTCGCCCGAGACGCTGCGCACGCTCCGCTACATGGCCGACGTCGAGTACCACACGGTCTGCTACACCCGCGACCTGCTGACCACCCCCTCCCACAAGGAGGGCGAGATCTCGACCTTCATGACCATGTGGAACCGCGAGGAGTTCTGGCACGGCGAGGCCCTCGGAGCCGTCCTCGAGGTGCACGGCATCACGGTCGACTACGACGCCCTCCGCGCCTCGCGCCTCAAGCTCGGCTGGCGCGACCGCCTCGACCCGATCAAGCAGTCCATGCTGGGCAAGATCGTCGGCAGCGACTTCGTCGCCGTCCACATGTCGTGGGGCGCCGCCAACGAGTGGTCGGCCGTCAGCGCGTACAAGCGCATGGCCGAGCTCGAGACCGACCCGGTGCTCGGCGAGCTCCTCCGCAGGATCGCGAAGCAGGAGACCCGCCACGTCGCCTTCTACGTGTCGCAGGCCCGCGCCCGCCTCGAGAAGAGCAAGCGCGCCCAGAAGCTCACCCGTCTGCTCCTGTCGAAGTTCTGGGCCCCCGTCGGTTCCAGCATCATGGACCGCGACGACGTCCAGTTCGTCTTCGGCCAGATCATGTCGGGCGTCGACGGCCGCCGTGAGATGCGCAAGCTCGACAACAACATCGCGAGCCTCCCCGGCATGAAGGGCCTCACCATCTTCGAGAAGGCCCTCGACGGCCTCGGGGTCGCGGCCTGA